The Clavibacter californiensis genome segment GATGCATCCGCTGTCCGAGGTCCAGCCCGGCGACCTCATCTTCTGGGGCGGTGACGACGCCTGGCACGTCGGCATCAGCCTCGGCGGCGACTTGATGATCGCCGCCCCCAAGGTCGGCGACGTCGTCAAGGTCCAGAAGGTCTGGGGCCAGCCGAACGGCCAGGTCTGGCGGCCCGTCGACGGGCTCGAGTAGCGCGGCACGACATCAGCCGATCACACGGACGACGAGGAAGAGGACAAATCGATGAGCACGACCTCCCTGGACACGCTGGCGACTCCTTTCGGTCAGATCCCCTGGCCGTGGTGGGCGCCGGCGCTCGTCATCGCCGCGGCGGCGCTCGCTCTCGCGGGCGTCCTGTTCTCCGTGACCCGCCGGTACGGGTCGCATCCCGTGGACCGGATGCAGCGTCACCTCCGGGCCGGCAACAAGCTCGATCCGGTGCTGTATCCGGCGCGCCTGAAGTCCACGCGAGAGGAGCTGCACCCTCGCGCCGAGGATCTGCCTCCCGGGCAGAGGATCGGCACGCTCGTCGGCAGAGGATCGACGTGGATCTGGCAGGGCTGGCGCGACGTCGCGATCTACGTCTTCGGCCCGGGCCGAGGCAAGACCACGGGCGCCGTCGTGCGCCACATGCTGGAAGCGCCCGGGCCTGCGGTGATGACATCGAACAAGGTTGACGGTGTGAAGGACGTCCTCGCGGGTCGAAAGCGCAGGGGACGGCAGTGGGTGTACGACCCGATGCAGGTCTACCGGCAGGACCCGCGTCCGGACTTCGTGTACGACCCGTTGGAGGACGTCACCGACCTCATCAGCGCCCAGGAGATCGCGGCGATCTTCGAGGCGAGCACGAAGGAGGCGGACAGCAAGAGGGACGCGCAGTTCGACTCCCAGGGATTGGACCTCTTCGCCTTCGCGCTCTTCGCGGCGAAGCTCGAGGGCACCGGCCTCTGCCAGGTCTATGCGTGGATCACGCAACAAGAGCACGCCGCGCTCCGCGCGATCATGCAGAAGCACGGGCAGCCGGGGCCGGAGGCGGCACTGCTCGGGTTGCAGGGCCAGCCGGACAAGACCCGCGGCAGCGTCTACGCGACCGCGCAGCGGATGGCGTCCGCCCTGGCCAACGACAGGCTGCTCCTGTGGAGCCACGCACCGGGCATCCGCCGATTCGACGCGGAGGCGTTCGTCCGCAGCGACGACACGGCCGTGCTGATCTCCCGCAACGGCGCGGGATCGGGTGGTGCCTTCGTCGCCGCGCTTGTGCGATCGATCGCCCGCGCCGGCGAGAGGGCAGCATCCGCGGACGGTGGCCGCATCACCATCCCCATCGTGTTCGAGCTCGACGAGGTCGCCAACATCGTCCGCTGGCCGGAACTCCCGGACCTCGTCTCGTTCTACGGGTCGATGGGGCTGTGCCTCAGCATGTACTTCCAGT includes the following:
- a CDS encoding type IV secretory system conjugative DNA transfer family protein — translated: MSTTSLDTLATPFGQIPWPWWAPALVIAAAALALAGVLFSVTRRYGSHPVDRMQRHLRAGNKLDPVLYPARLKSTREELHPRAEDLPPGQRIGTLVGRGSTWIWQGWRDVAIYVFGPGRGKTTGAVVRHMLEAPGPAVMTSNKVDGVKDVLAGRKRRGRQWVYDPMQVYRQDPRPDFVYDPLEDVTDLISAQEIAAIFEASTKEADSKRDAQFDSQGLDLFAFALFAAKLEGTGLCQVYAWITQQEHAALRAIMQKHGQPGPEAALLGLQGQPDKTRGSVYATAQRMASALANDRLLLWSHAPGIRRFDAEAFVRSDDTAVLISRNGAGSGGAFVAALVRSIARAGERAASADGGRITIPIVFELDEVANIVRWPELPDLVSFYGSMGLCLSMYFQSWGQIVRTFGNDGADTLWSASSIRVYGGGESTQSPFLRRFSESIGTYDEWTTTTSSGQNGSTRSRTSKSTQILPADVLAHLPKWRAVFDASDVGPVLVRIRPWFEDEVLCAMVDGQEVAEGKIVKQKRAAAVESEAIAEKAAHVDAV